The genomic DNA GAATAAATTTTTGTCCTGTTTTGAGTGAAATGAGAAATCATAGTTTATATTGTGGTGTCAAAATGAAATCAAAAAATGAATATTTTTCAGACTAATCAAAAAATTCTGATGGCCCTTGATAACTTAATTCAAGTGGTGGCTAAGTTGCGATCGCCCCAGGGGGGATGTCCATGGGATTTGGAGCAAACCCAAACATCGCTAATACCCTACATCATTGAAGAAGCCTACGAAGTGGTAGATGCCATTGAATCGGGTAATCAAGAAGCCATTGCCGATGAATTGGGAGATTTATTGTTACAAGTAGTATTACAAGCGCAAGTAGCCCAAGATAACGGTGATTTTAACCTCCAACAAGTAGCCGAAAATATTACCCAAAAATTAATCCGTCGTCATCCCCATGTTTTTGGCGATGTAGAAATTAGCAATAGTGAGCAAGTACATCACAACTGGGAAAAAATAAAAGAGCAAGAAAATCCCTCAACTCCTCTTTTAAGCCAAAAATTGAGTAAATATCATCGTAGCCTACCGCCCCTGATGGCCAGTGAAAAAATATCGAAGAAAGCCGCAAAAGCCGGGTTTGAGTGGGAAAATGTGGAGGGAGTATGGGAAAAATTCGAGGAAGAGTTAGGAGAATTTAAAGAAGCCCTAGATTCTCAAAATTTGGTTCATGCCCAAGAGGAATTAGGGGATTTACTTTTTACGGTGGTTAATCTTGCTCGATGGTATAAATTAGATGTATCCATGGCCTTGCGAGGAACAAATCAAAGATTTATTCAACGACTGCAACTGATGGAAAATTATGCCGAAAAACCCCTCTCAACATATTCAATTGAAGAGTTAGAAACCCTTTGGCAAAAGGCAAAAAAGCAATTGAACGGGTAAACTAGAAAAGTATGTCCATATAAATAATCATATAAATTAATATGTCAGTACTAGCGGCGATCGCAGTTTTAGCAATTTTAATCGTAGTCCATGAACTCGGACACTTTGGAGCGGCGAGATTACAAGGAATAAGAGTGAATAAATTTTCCATCGGTTTTGGCCCGGTTTTAGCGAAATATGATGGTAAAGAAACTGAATACGCCCTCAGGGCTTTTCCTTTGGGGGGTTATGTTGGTTTTCCTGATGATGATCCTGAAAGTGATATACCCTTAGATGATCCCGATTTATTGCGTAATCGTCCTATTTTTGACCGTGCGATCGTCATTAGTGCTGGGGTCATTGCTAATCTTATTTTTGCATATTTCTTGTTGGTGGGTCAATCCATAACCGTGGGAGTACAAGATGTTAATTTTCAACCAGGGGTATTAATTCCCGAAATTCTCAACGAAGGGGAATCCCCCGCCCAAAAAGCAGGGTTAGAAAGTGGCGATGTAATTTTAAAAATTGAAAATCTTACTCTACCTTCTTCTGAGGAGGCGATCGCCATTTTACGGGATAGAATTCAAGAATCTCCCAATCAAAGTTTACAATTTACCATTCAACGGAATCAAGAAACCTTTGATGTTCCCATTATTCCCGAGCTAGGAGACAATGGCAAAGGGAAAATCGGCGTTATGTTAGCCCCTAATGGAGAATTTACCCGTCGTAAGCCTGATAATATCATCGAGGCTTTTACTTTTGGAGCAAAACAATTTGAACGTTATACAAAACTTACGGTACAAGGATTTGGACAGTTGATTACTAATTTCCAAGAAAATGCTAACCAAGTAGCTGGCCCTGTTGCTATTGTGGCGGTGGGCGCTCAATTGGCAAAAAGTGATTTGGGTAATTTATTTCAGTTTGGGGCGTTAATTAGTATTAACTTGGCGGTAATCAATATTTTACCCCTCCCTGCCCTAGATGGTGGACAATTAGCCTTTTTGGCGGTGGAGGGTATTTTGGGTAAACCTTTACCTAATCGACTTCAGGAGGGAATTATGCAAACTGGGTTAGTGTTATTGTTGGGTTTGGGTATATTTTTGATTCTTCGAGATACCCTTAATCTTGCTTTTCTTAATTAATGGGATTTTCATTGGTTGGTGGGTGTTGGGCTTTATTCACCATTGATTTATAACCAGTAATTATGTCTTTTTTGCCAAAATATCGTCCCCAGAAACTTTCTTTAGGATTTTTGGAGGAAGAAATCTTAGAAATTTTGTGGGATTTAGGTACAGCAACGGTTAAAGAAATCCACGATCGCATTTTAGCTGATCCAGATCGTGAATTGGCTTATGCTTCTGTTACGACTGTATTACATCGTTTAACTAAAAAGGGATGGCTTAAGTATGAGAAAAAGGGTAGGGCTTTTTGTTGGACTCCTTTAATTTCTCGCTCTCAAGCCCAGGCCATCCAATCCTATGAGCAATTACAGAATTTTTTGGCGGTGAGTAACCCCGATTTGGTGGCTTCTTTTGCTGATAGTCTTGACACTGCTAGTGTGGAGCAAATAAGGGCGATCGCCTCTCGCCTTGAACAAATTCGCAAAAAAAGGGAACAGGAGGAAAAGTAAATGCACTTTATCGTTATTTTACTTGCTATTGTCTGCGCCTATGTAATTCGTTATCTTAGTCAGATTGATTATTTTCAAAAACAACGAAATTGGAACTATTCCTTATTCTTTTTCATTGCCCCTGTATTACTTATTTTAATGAGTAGTATCGCCATTGTGACCATGGGTTATGAAGGACAAATGTGGGGTTTTCAAGCCACTATTATTAGCTATATTCTAGCTTGGTTTTGTTTAGGTTTTGCCGTGATAAATTTAATTGTTTATGCCGTAGAAATTAAACTTATTTCCCAAAAAATAGCAGGTTTTAAAGAAGAGGAAGTTTTGGGAGAGAGGGTCAAAATTTTAGAAAGCTCTTTTCCCTACGCTGGTTTGATTGGTTTTGAAAGTCAAAAAAAGGGTTTATTTATGTTTTTAAATGAATCCTATTTGGTGTTAAGTCGAGGATTAATAAACTTATTATCTCCAGAACATTTAGAAGCTGTTATCGCCCATGAAAAATCCCATCAAAAACACCATGATCCCTTAATTTTTTTCTGTTTATCCTATTGTAAAAGAATTACTTTTTGGTTACCTAATAACGATAATCTTTGGCAGAATTTAGTCTTGTTAAGAGAGTTGAGGGCAGATAACACCGCTTCTCAATCGGTGGACTTTTTATTGTTAGCTGAATCTTTATTGATGGTTACCCAAGAAGCGATGAAGGAAGTTAATCCCATGGATAATAATATGGTGTGTCCATTTATTAATTTTCGGCTTAATGAAAGGATAGATGCATTGATTAATGATGGCCATCGGGTTAATAGTTTTCGTTGGTATCAGTTGACTTGGATTTTGTTGGTTTTTATTCCTTTTCTAACCATTCCTTTCCATCAATAGTCAATGGGGGTTTCTTGCCAATATCTTCCCATAAGTTTGATAAGATAATTGCTTGAAGTATAGGCAATTAATAGAAAAAAAGATATTTATAATGGCGACTGACAATTTCTCTTGGTTACATCGGGGGGTTAGTGATGTTTTTCCTAATCAGCCCGATTCCGATTCGATAGATGATAATTTAGAACAGTTATGCTTAAAGTGCGATCGCCCCTTACGGATAAAATTAGGCATTGATCCTACGGGAACTGATCTACACTTAGGACATAGTATCCCTTTCCGTAAACTAAGAGCATTTCAAGATCAAGGACATACTGCGGTGGTGATTATAGGTGATTTTACCGCCCAAATTGGCGATCCTACGGGGAAAGATAAGGTAAGAAAACAGTTGACGGCGCAACAGGTAAAGGAAAATGCGGAAACTTACCTTAATCAATTACGCCCTATCCTCGATTTTGACACCCCCGGGCGCTTGGAGATTCGTTATAACTCAGAATGGCTATCAGGGCTAGATTTAGGCAAAATCCAAGAACTTTTGGCCACCATGACAGTGCAACAAATGTTGGCGAAGGAGGGTTTTAATAATCGTTATGCTCAGGAAACCCCTATTTATCTTCATGAGTTTTTATATCCTTTGATGCAGGGTTATGATTCTGTGGCGGTGGATGCGGATGTAGAATTGGGTGGTACGGATCAAAAGTTTAACATTGCGGTGGGGCGCGATTTACAAAAGTATTTTGGTAAAAAACCTCAATTCGGCTTACTTTTACCCATCTTAATTGGTACGGATGGGGAGCAAAAGATGTCGAAATCTTTAAATAATTATGTGGGTTTAAAAGAGGATGCTTTATCGATGTATTCTAAGTTGGAAAAAACCCCTGATTCTTTGTTAGAAAATTATTTTGAGTTACTTACGGATATAAATTTAACTGATATTCCCGAAAATCCTCGGGAGGCTCAAAAAATGTTGGCGGTGGAAGTGGTGGCTCAATATCATGGTAGGGAGTCGGCTTTAACTGCTCAAAAAACGGCGATGGATTTGGTAAAACAACAAAATATGGCGAATGCGGAGGCTGTGCCTGAGTTTTTCCTTGGTTCGGTGGAATTTCCTGCTAAGTTGTTTTATATTCTCAATGCTTCTGGTTTGGTTAATAGTAGTGGTGAGGGTAGAAGACAAATTCAGGGGGGTAGTGTACGGCTAGAGGGCGATCGTATTTCTGACCCTAATTTAACCTTTGAGAATAGCCAAGATTTAGATAATAAAATTTTACAAGTGGGCAAGAAAAAGTTTATCCGTTTAGTTAACTAATACTAAATCTGTTAATCAAAATATTTTTTAGTTCAATTTATTGAACGATCAACTCTTAGCCTTGTAATTTATTGCAAGGCAAGTGATCATATATTTTCTAAATCGGATTAATACTATTATTTAGACAAAAATAACTATGTCTAGGTTAGATATTTTTAATCTTTATTTACTATTTTTTACTACTTATCATATTTTATTTTTTTACGTAGAAAATATTCCGAAAAAACTTGCCATTTAAGTTTAGTTATGTTATAATTGAGGTATCTGAAAAATAGCCACCTTTTCTTGACCCGTAGCGGTCGGGGAGGGGTGGCTTGTGCCTTTTTTTACGCAAAACTTAATTACGGCGATAAAAATGTAACCTACCTAAACCCAAATTCATGCCGATGGTGTCATTACCCACGGGAAAAACATGGGTGGTAAATTGAAATATTCCAGCAAAACTAGGATTACGATGGGGTTTTAAGGCAATGGTAACTTGACGATTAGCCCCGATGGGAGCATCAAAAGATACTTCAATTAAATTAGAGTTTTCCTCTTGCCTTATGGTAATGGGAATGGACTCTTGGCGATCGCCCCTAGTACCAAAAAAAGCCTCCGTGCGACTTAAATCAAATCGAATATCCTCCACCCCCGGTTGTTGCTCAATGGTTACCTTACCCAAAGCAGGGAAAGAATTAGGGGGAATGTCCAAAGTAAGATAATAAGTAGGGCTAGGATGACGAATAATATTATGGGGGGTGCTAAAATCTAATAGGCGAGGGGGAGACTGAGTAAAACGATTAACATTTCCTAACCTTGCTTGAGATTGATTAGAGGGATTATTTTGACGGGGTTGACTAACTTGATTTTCATCTCTCTGATTTATCCCATAATCATTATTATTAGTGGTTGCCACCGAGACATTACCATCAGCATTAAAATAAAAATTACCCACCAGAGAAGAAGTTGTCCACGGCACTTGGCGACTATTAGTTTCTTGAGAGACTTCTAGGCGCACCTGACTAAACATTGTCTCCAAAGGTTGGTTTTCATTACTTAAATTGTTTAACACCGCCTTGGTAAAAGTGCCATTACGCCCAAAACCATCCTCCGCCACATTACCAGGGCCGGTGGCAAAAGCGATAAAAAGCCCCGCTGGGCTAGTTTGGATAGGTGCGAGGCCTCGGGAAACCACAGAGCGGAAATTACGGGCAAAGGGGTTGTCACGACAAGCATCGAGGATAACGATATTAACATCACTTTTAGCTTCCTCCATGGTTGCTAAAACCCTTCCTAAAGCTAAGGTTTCGTACTCAATTTCACTGGCTCTTGTTAGGTTGGCATCCACGGGAATTAAGTAATTTTCCCCATTGTATTGTATGCCATGACCTGCATAATAAAATAAACCTGTAGATCCCTGTTCAAGTTGATTATAAAATGTTTCTAGGGCTTCATTCATGGCTCTTAAACTGCTGTCGGTTACTAAAATAACTTCAAAGTTTAAGTCGGTTAATTTTTGAGCCATATCACGGGCATCATTAAGGGGGTTTTGCAATGCCCCTGCATTTTGATATTCTGCGTTACCGATTATTAAGGCAATTCTTTTTTCTTGTTCCTGTCTTTGGCTTAGGATATAATCTAATGGTTGCTTTCCCCTATCAATGGTTTGACCTTCTAGGATAATTGATTCTGCTTTGATTGAAGATAAAGGGGCTAAAAGGGCGATCGCAACGGATACTCCTATGGACAAAAAGCCATACTGTAATTTAACCATGGTATTTATTCCACCGCTTTTGCCCAATATCTTAGCTCATTTTTTCTGATTAAAAGGCGACTGTATATTTTTTTTAAGAAGCGGATAATAAAATATACCAATGACAAACAAAGGGGTATAGTTAATCAAAATTGGAATGAAACGCCATCAAATACCACAATATTTATATGATAAGGCTTTCAAAAAAGCAAAGTGTCTCAAACACAATTGAAGTAACTATATAAATCCCTTGTGATGGAAAAAATTAACTAGAACCAGTTTTGGCTAAATCAAAGGAAAAATTTTTCACCGCATTGACAGCCACATCAAACAATTTACGAGGCTTCAAATCTGCTTGTACCAACTGCCACAACCGTTGTACTTCCTGGGTATGTAATCTATCATCTTCCACCAAAGCAGAAATGATTTGACGGCGTAAAAAATCCCCCTCCTCCGATACCAAATATTGAAACCCTAAACCTGCCGTGGGTAAAAGATCAAATTTATGATCAGATTTAGCAATTTGAATCATATTTTCTAATCTTTGCCACTGAAATTTATCGTCCTTAAATAACACTTCTAAGAGACGACGACGCATGGCAGGGGATTCTTCCGTTAACAAACGGCGGGAAATGTAGGGGAAAGACACTTCCACAATTTTAAAATCAGGATTAAGACTGAGGGCTAAACCTTCTTGAGTAACTAAAGAGCGAATAATGAGGGCAAATTTTGCTGGTACACGGAAAGGATATTCATACATCAACTCAGAAAAGTCATCGGTGATGGTTTTAAAGTTGAAGTTACCCACACTCTGCCCCACTGCATTTCCTAAAACCTTCTCTAAGGCTGGGATAATGGGGGTAATATCGGTTTCAGGGGTGAGAAACCCTAACTCTACAAAATCTCTGGCAAGGGCTTCATAGTCGCCGTTAATCAACTGTACCACGGAGGAAGCGATGGTTTCTTTGGTATATTCATCCAATTGATCCATCATGCCAAAATCAATATACGCCATTCTACCATCGGGCATGGCGAAAAGATTACCCGGATGGGGATCGGCATGGAAGAACCCATGTTCTAATAGTTGCCTTAAACCAGAGGTAACACCAACTTTAATCACATCATTAGGATCTAATCCGGCGGCGCGGATACTCTCAAAATCGTTAAGTTTACAGCCATTAATCCATTCTAGGGTTAAAACTTTGTGGCTGGTGTAGCGCCAATAAATGTGAGGTACTTTCACATCGTCATCATCTCGGAAGTTAGCGGCAAATTTTTCGGCGTTTCTGCCTTCGTTGACGTAGTCGATTTCTTCAAATAGTTTAATCCCAAATTCATCGACAATGAGGGTTAAATCATGACCAAGATTGAGGGGTAAAAAGGGGGCTACCCATTTTGAACCTAACCTTAATAGATATAAGTCTAAGGTAATAACGGGTAGTAGTTGTGGGCGTTGTACTTTTACGGCAACGGCTTCCCCTGTGTGTAGGGTGGCTCGATATACTTGCCCTAAACTGGCGGCGGCGACGGGATTGGGGGAAATTTCTTTGTAGGCTTGATTTACGGGCATATCAAGTTCCCTTTCGATTATATCAAAGGCTGTTTCGTTATCGAAGGGAGGTAGTTGGTCTTGTAGTTTGATTAATTCTTCGAGAAAATCTGGTTTAATTAAGTCGGGGCGGGTGGATAGGGCTTGTCCTACTTTGATGAAGGTAGCGCCTAAGGAGGTGAGGATTTTTCTTAGTCTTTCGGCTCTTTTTAATTTGTTTTTTTCTTCTTGTTTGAAAAGTTTGTCTAGGTATAGTTGGATGACGAAGATTCCAAACAGGGTGATGATTTTTAGGCTACGGAATATTCCTAGCCAAGGACGATTATTATAATAACGTGCGATCGCCCTTGGGTCATATTTTAGAATTGAATCAGATTCTAGCTCCCGTTGGGAGGCGATAAATGATGAATATGTCACAGGTGCTGATATTTTTATTAATTTTTTTTATAGTTGTTACCTATTATACAGAGAAAATATACCTATCAAAAAAAAGGAGAGGGGTTATTAATCCATAGATAATTAACTATAAACAATGAAAACCAAGAAACTTTGTCTATTCCTCATCCTTAAAATTTTTAGTTTTATTATCTAATCACAATAGATATATTAATTTATTCAAACTCTTTTTAAGCTAATCTTCTTTATCAAAAAAAGTACCCAAAAACCCGCTAACAAAAGATACAATAATCGATCCAAATAGGGCATCAAAAAAACCATTTACACTAAATCCGGGGGTGAAATAACCCACTAAAGAAAAGCAAATGGCATTGATAATAAATAAGAATAAACCAAGGGTAAGAATGGTAAAAGGTAGGGTAAACAGGATCAAAATTGGTCGGATAATCGCATTAATAATACCAAAAACCGCCGCACCAATGAGGGCTGCTAAGGTCGTATCAATGGATATGCCAGGTAATAATATTTCAGCAACGAGCATTGATACAGCCGTTACTACTAGGGTGATTATAAACTGGGGCATAATATTTTCTTTTTATTATTTTTCTCTATTATAATATCAAGGGCTAATGAAGGATTAAAGATTTATTAATAAGTAAGAGCTAAGAAGTGATGAGCAATAAAACTTTTTGGTAATATCAAGTTTATGTTAATTTTTATAATTAAAGTTTGCTAAAATCATAGTAATTAAGTTATAAAACAATTTGTTTTAATCAAAAATTCTCAATAATTAATAGATATTAGTAGTAATAAAAATAATCTTTTTTTAGATATGACTTTATCAATCAAGTATAGTTAAAATTGATTATTTACTAGGTTTAATATTAAGTCCACTTAATCACTCATAAATTAGCAATATCTTAGTTCAATTGATTCAACGGACTACCATTAGCCGTGTAATTCATTACAGAGTGGGGCAACTACCAAAATACAATCTATCCATGACTAATTATCGTAACTTGATATAATTCATTACATGGTGAAGCTAAAATAAAAAACATTTTTCCCATCAAAATTTAGTGGGGGGTAATCGCTACTCCACCGTTAATTTCTTCGAGGTTAATAGAAAAATCTTGCCATACTTTACCATCAAGGGCTAACTGCTCAATATAACTAGCTAAACGCAAGGCTTTGAGGGCTTGTTCGCCTCCTACGGAGGGTTGGTTACCCCCCCTCACACAACTGGCAAAATGCTCTAATTCAGCATGGAGAGGCTCAATATTGCTGGTATAGACTTTTTCAATTAAGCCATCCTGGCGATAAAGAATTTGTCCATAATCAGTGGTATAGTTAGCGGTGGTTTGACGATGGATTAAAATTTCGTTGTTGAGAAAATCTGCTTCGGTAAGACTATTACGACAATGGGCGGTAATGCGACGTATTTTACGGTGGGTAACTTTACTAGCTGTGACGGTGGCGACAATACCATTGGCAAAGTTGAGGGTAGCGGTAACGTAGTCTAAATATTGAGATTCGGCGGCGCGGCTACCGGTGGCACTTAATTTGGTAACGGGCGCCCCTGCTAATTCGAGAAATAAATCTAAATCATGAATCATCAAGTCAAGCACCACGGAAACATCATTTGCCCTGTCTGAATAGGGGCTCATGCGATGGGCTTCTAGGGCAAGGAGATTTTCTGTTTTGAGGATTTTACTTAATTCTTGGAAGGCGGGGTTAAAACGCTCAATATGCCCTACTTGGAGAATACAATTAGCTTCAGCTGCTGCATTAACTAGGGATTCTGCTTCTTCTATACTGGCGGCGATGGGTTTTTCCATTAATACATGGACTCCTGCTTTAAAGCAGTCTAAGCCGACTTGGTGATGTAGTCTGGTGGGGGCGGCGATACAAACGGCATCTACATGGGGTAACATTTCGAGGTAATTATCAAAGAAACGGGCTCGATATTTACTGGCAATGTCTAATCCTCTCTCTACGTTGACATCGGCGATACCGACTAATTCGACATCTTTGAGGAGACTTAAGACACGGGTATGATGTTGCCCCATATTACCTACCCCAATTACACCAATTTTTAAGGGATTATTATGTTGGCGAGGGCTAGGAATATTTTCTAGTCTTTGATATTTCATGTTGTTACTCCTCAACACCAGATTTTTTAAATGTATTTTTTTATGAATTTATCTCAGATACTATCATAGTAACCTTTATTTTTTTGAATATTTTTTTGATGGGGGTTATGGGTTACTATATTTTTCTATCATTAATTGTAGGGGTTGCCATTGGCTAATGTCTTGGTATAGGGATTGATAGCCTTGTATGTTGGGGTGTAATCCGTCTTCACAAAGATGATTTTTTATCCAATTTTCTCCCCTACTTATCCATAAGTCAAAGGTATCTAGGTAGGGAATATTCAATGTTTCACAGGCTTGTTTTGTGGCTTCTTTGTAGCGATATTGATCTCTACGGTTATAATAAAAACAGTCTAGGAAAGGCATTTTTTCTTCGTTGACGGGTATCATGCCGATGAAAAAAACTGGGCAAAGTTGTTGGGCTTGGTTTAATAATTCTTCTATTTCTTGACAAAATTGTTTGTAATCGGTGAGGTTTTTTCCTGCTTTACGTCCTAATCTTGGAGAGTCGTTTACACCTACGGAGATAATTATTCTGTCAGGGTAGCGATTTCTTAATTCTCCACGGTATTTATATTCTAGGGCTAGTCTTTGTTTTACTTGGGAGGTGCGATCGCCCCTAATACCTAAATTATACAATACATGTTCATTTTCACCATACATCCAACGACGCTTCAAACGCTCAACCCATCCTCCCCCTTCTTTATCTCCATAACCGTAAATTAAACTATCACCAATGGCAATCACCTTCAAGGGCTGAGGCTTAAATTTGATAGTGGGACGAGTACCGAATGTTTGCATTGATAATCTGATTTTTTTTTAGTTACCATGATTTTACAACTAATTAACAAATCTTAATAACTTTATCGAACCATGTCAAATAATAATCCTTCCTACGAAATCAAACTTCTCTACGATGGAGAATGCCCTTTTTGTCTTAAGGAGGTAAATTTTCTCAAAAAAAAAGACAATAATAGAGGTAAAGTCGCTTTTGTGGATATTTCTTCCCCCGATTACTGCCCCGCTGACAATGAAAATATCGATTATGCCACCGCCATGGGCAAAATCCACGCCATCATGGCTGACGGTAC from Cyanobacterium stanieri LEGE 03274 includes the following:
- the mazG gene encoding nucleoside triphosphate pyrophosphohydrolase; its protein translation is MNIFQTNQKILMALDNLIQVVAKLRSPQGGCPWDLEQTQTSLIPYIIEEAYEVVDAIESGNQEAIADELGDLLLQVVLQAQVAQDNGDFNLQQVAENITQKLIRRHPHVFGDVEISNSEQVHHNWEKIKEQENPSTPLLSQKLSKYHRSLPPLMASEKISKKAAKAGFEWENVEGVWEKFEEELGEFKEALDSQNLVHAQEELGDLLFTVVNLARWYKLDVSMALRGTNQRFIQRLQLMENYAEKPLSTYSIEELETLWQKAKKQLNG
- the rseP gene encoding RIP metalloprotease RseP → MSVLAAIAVLAILIVVHELGHFGAARLQGIRVNKFSIGFGPVLAKYDGKETEYALRAFPLGGYVGFPDDDPESDIPLDDPDLLRNRPIFDRAIVISAGVIANLIFAYFLLVGQSITVGVQDVNFQPGVLIPEILNEGESPAQKAGLESGDVILKIENLTLPSSEEAIAILRDRIQESPNQSLQFTIQRNQETFDVPIIPELGDNGKGKIGVMLAPNGEFTRRKPDNIIEAFTFGAKQFERYTKLTVQGFGQLITNFQENANQVAGPVAIVAVGAQLAKSDLGNLFQFGALISINLAVINILPLPALDGGQLAFLAVEGILGKPLPNRLQEGIMQTGLVLLLGLGIFLILRDTLNLAFLN
- a CDS encoding BlaI/MecI/CopY family transcriptional regulator, coding for MSFLPKYRPQKLSLGFLEEEILEILWDLGTATVKEIHDRILADPDRELAYASVTTVLHRLTKKGWLKYEKKGRAFCWTPLISRSQAQAIQSYEQLQNFLAVSNPDLVASFADSLDTASVEQIRAIASRLEQIRKKREQEEK
- a CDS encoding M56 family metallopeptidase — translated: MHFIVILLAIVCAYVIRYLSQIDYFQKQRNWNYSLFFFIAPVLLILMSSIAIVTMGYEGQMWGFQATIISYILAWFCLGFAVINLIVYAVEIKLISQKIAGFKEEEVLGERVKILESSFPYAGLIGFESQKKGLFMFLNESYLVLSRGLINLLSPEHLEAVIAHEKSHQKHHDPLIFFCLSYCKRITFWLPNNDNLWQNLVLLRELRADNTASQSVDFLLLAESLLMVTQEAMKEVNPMDNNMVCPFINFRLNERIDALINDGHRVNSFRWYQLTWILLVFIPFLTIPFHQ
- the tyrS gene encoding tyrosine--tRNA ligase, whose amino-acid sequence is MATDNFSWLHRGVSDVFPNQPDSDSIDDNLEQLCLKCDRPLRIKLGIDPTGTDLHLGHSIPFRKLRAFQDQGHTAVVIIGDFTAQIGDPTGKDKVRKQLTAQQVKENAETYLNQLRPILDFDTPGRLEIRYNSEWLSGLDLGKIQELLATMTVQQMLAKEGFNNRYAQETPIYLHEFLYPLMQGYDSVAVDADVELGGTDQKFNIAVGRDLQKYFGKKPQFGLLLPILIGTDGEQKMSKSLNNYVGLKEDALSMYSKLEKTPDSLLENYFELLTDINLTDIPENPREAQKMLAVEVVAQYHGRESALTAQKTAMDLVKQQNMANAEAVPEFFLGSVEFPAKLFYILNASGLVNSSGEGRRQIQGGSVRLEGDRISDPNLTFENSQDLDNKILQVGKKKFIRLVN
- a CDS encoding DUF2808 domain-containing protein, which produces MVKLQYGFLSIGVSVAIALLAPLSSIKAESIILEGQTIDRGKQPLDYILSQRQEQEKRIALIIGNAEYQNAGALQNPLNDARDMAQKLTDLNFEVILVTDSSLRAMNEALETFYNQLEQGSTGLFYYAGHGIQYNGENYLIPVDANLTRASEIEYETLALGRVLATMEEAKSDVNIVILDACRDNPFARNFRSVVSRGLAPIQTSPAGLFIAFATGPGNVAEDGFGRNGTFTKAVLNNLSNENQPLETMFSQVRLEVSQETNSRQVPWTTSSLVGNFYFNADGNVSVATTNNNDYGINQRDENQVSQPRQNNPSNQSQARLGNVNRFTQSPPRLLDFSTPHNIIRHPSPTYYLTLDIPPNSFPALGKVTIEQQPGVEDIRFDLSRTEAFFGTRGDRQESIPITIRQEENSNLIEVSFDAPIGANRQVTIALKPHRNPSFAGIFQFTTHVFPVGNDTIGMNLGLGRLHFYRRN
- a CDS encoding AarF/UbiB family protein, which produces MTYSSFIASQRELESDSILKYDPRAIARYYNNRPWLGIFRSLKIITLFGIFVIQLYLDKLFKQEEKNKLKRAERLRKILTSLGATFIKVGQALSTRPDLIKPDFLEELIKLQDQLPPFDNETAFDIIERELDMPVNQAYKEISPNPVAAASLGQVYRATLHTGEAVAVKVQRPQLLPVITLDLYLLRLGSKWVAPFLPLNLGHDLTLIVDEFGIKLFEEIDYVNEGRNAEKFAANFRDDDDVKVPHIYWRYTSHKVLTLEWINGCKLNDFESIRAAGLDPNDVIKVGVTSGLRQLLEHGFFHADPHPGNLFAMPDGRMAYIDFGMMDQLDEYTKETIASSVVQLINGDYEALARDFVELGFLTPETDITPIIPALEKVLGNAVGQSVGNFNFKTITDDFSELMYEYPFRVPAKFALIIRSLVTQEGLALSLNPDFKIVEVSFPYISRRLLTEESPAMRRRLLEVLFKDDKFQWQRLENMIQIAKSDHKFDLLPTAGLGFQYLVSEEGDFLRRQIISALVEDDRLHTQEVQRLWQLVQADLKPRKLFDVAVNAVKNFSFDLAKTGSS
- a CDS encoding phage holin family protein, which produces MPQFIITLVVTAVSMLVAEILLPGISIDTTLAALIGAAVFGIINAIIRPILILFTLPFTILTLGLFLFIINAICFSLVGYFTPGFSVNGFFDALFGSIIVSFVSGFLGTFFDKED
- a CDS encoding Gfo/Idh/MocA family protein translates to MKYQRLENIPSPRQHNNPLKIGVIGVGNMGQHHTRVLSLLKDVELVGIADVNVERGLDIASKYRARFFDNYLEMLPHVDAVCIAAPTRLHHQVGLDCFKAGVHVLMEKPIAASIEEAESLVNAAAEANCILQVGHIERFNPAFQELSKILKTENLLALEAHRMSPYSDRANDVSVVLDLMIHDLDLFLELAGAPVTKLSATGSRAAESQYLDYVTATLNFANGIVATVTASKVTHRKIRRITAHCRNSLTEADFLNNEILIHRQTTANYTTDYGQILYRQDGLIEKVYTSNIEPLHAELEHFASCVRGGNQPSVGGEQALKALRLASYIEQLALDGKVWQDFSINLEEINGGVAITPH
- a CDS encoding GDSL-type esterase/lipase family protein, yielding MQTFGTRPTIKFKPQPLKVIAIGDSLIYGYGDKEGGGWVERLKRRWMYGENEHVLYNLGIRGDRTSQVKQRLALEYKYRGELRNRYPDRIIISVGVNDSPRLGRKAGKNLTDYKQFCQEIEELLNQAQQLCPVFFIGMIPVNEEKMPFLDCFYYNRRDQYRYKEATKQACETLNIPYLDTFDLWISRGENWIKNHLCEDGLHPNIQGYQSLYQDISQWQPLQLMIEKYSNP
- a CDS encoding thiol-disulfide oxidoreductase DCC family protein codes for the protein MSNNNPSYEIKLLYDGECPFCLKEVNFLKKKDNNRGKVAFVDISSPDYCPADNENIDYATAMGKIHAIMADGTIITNVEVFRRVYEILGMGWIYAITKIPVIGWFADQIYGIWAKYRLQLSGRPNLAKVIQEKEKAFCATK